One Miscanthus floridulus cultivar M001 chromosome 11, ASM1932011v1, whole genome shotgun sequence DNA window includes the following coding sequences:
- the LOC136492385 gene encoding uncharacterized protein: protein MYAKMLDEMGVDRTCLYPTQAPFHGIMPRKQVIPLGQIDLPVTFGDQFNYMIETLTFEVVGFPKTFHAILGCPCYAKFLAITNYTYLKLKMSGPHGVITIGTSFQCTYECEVECCGHTAIIIASGDLTALREEVAEEAPDT, encoded by the coding sequence atgtacgccaagatgctcgatgagatgggcgtcgaccgaacatgCCTCTACCCAACCcaagcacctttccacggcatcatgcctagGAAGCAGGTCAtaccactcgggcagatcgatctgcctgtcaCCTTCGGGGATCAGTTCAACTACATGAttgaaaccctcaccttcgaggtggttgggttccccaaaaccttccacgccatcctaggatgtccatgctacgcaaagttcttGGCCATCACCAACTATACATatctcaagttgaagatgtcgggcccccatggggtcatcaccattggcacctccttccagtgcacctatgagtgcgaggtcgagtgctgcggtcaCACTGCAATAATCATCGCCTCTGGAGACCTCAccgccctcagggaggaggtcgccgaagagGCGCCTGACACCTAG